The following coding sequences lie in one Variovorax terrae genomic window:
- a CDS encoding carboxyl transferase domain-containing protein has translation MTALQSKLNARSAEFQANAAAMRAVVEDLNVQVAKAAEGGGEAARAKHVARGKLPPRERVQMLLDPGTPFLELAPLAAHGMYKGDAPCAGVIAGIGRVSGVDCMVVCNDATVKGGTYYPMTVKKHLRAQEIAQQNNLPCIYLVDSGGANLPNQDEVFPDREHFGRIFYNQANMSAQGIAQIAVVMGSCTAGGAYVPAMSDETIIVKNQGTIFLGGPPLVKAATGEIVSAEDLGGGDVHTRLSGVADHLAQNDAHALALARQSVASLNRRKRPDAALREPAPPLYEATELYGVIPTDTRKPYDVREVIARIVDGSEFAEFKARFGSTLVCGFAHIEGMPVGIVANNGILFSESAQKGAHFIELCCQRKVPLVFLQNITGFMVGRKYENEGIARHGAKMVTAVATANVPKFTVIIGGSYGAGNYGMCGRAYSPRFLWMWPNARICVMGGEQAAGVLATVKRDGIEARGGSWSAEEEAKFKQPVLDQFAHQSHPYYASARLWDDGVIDPADTRRVLALGLSASLNAPIPEAKFGVFRM, from the coding sequence ATGACCGCATTGCAGAGCAAGCTCAACGCCCGCTCCGCCGAATTCCAGGCCAACGCCGCCGCCATGCGCGCCGTGGTGGAGGACCTGAATGTCCAGGTGGCCAAGGCTGCCGAGGGCGGCGGCGAGGCGGCCCGCGCCAAGCATGTGGCGCGCGGCAAGCTGCCGCCGCGCGAGCGCGTGCAGATGCTGCTGGACCCGGGCACGCCGTTCCTGGAACTGGCGCCGCTGGCGGCGCACGGCATGTACAAGGGCGACGCGCCCTGCGCCGGCGTGATCGCGGGCATCGGCCGCGTCAGCGGCGTGGATTGCATGGTGGTGTGCAACGACGCCACGGTCAAGGGTGGCACCTACTACCCGATGACGGTCAAGAAGCACCTGCGCGCGCAGGAGATCGCACAGCAGAACAACCTGCCCTGCATCTACCTGGTGGACTCGGGCGGTGCCAACCTGCCGAACCAGGACGAGGTGTTTCCCGATCGCGAGCATTTCGGCCGCATCTTCTACAACCAGGCCAACATGAGCGCGCAGGGCATCGCGCAGATCGCGGTGGTCATGGGCTCGTGCACGGCCGGCGGCGCCTACGTGCCGGCCATGAGCGACGAGACCATCATCGTCAAGAACCAGGGCACCATCTTCCTGGGCGGCCCGCCGCTGGTGAAGGCCGCCACCGGCGAGATCGTTTCGGCCGAGGACTTGGGGGGCGGCGACGTGCACACGCGCCTGTCGGGCGTGGCCGACCACCTGGCGCAGAACGACGCACACGCGCTGGCGCTGGCGCGCCAGTCCGTGGCCAGCCTGAACCGCCGCAAGCGCCCCGACGCGGCCCTGCGCGAACCCGCGCCGCCGCTGTACGAGGCGACGGAGCTCTACGGCGTGATCCCGACCGACACGCGCAAGCCCTACGACGTGCGCGAAGTGATCGCGCGCATCGTGGACGGCAGCGAGTTCGCCGAGTTCAAGGCGCGCTTCGGCAGCACCCTGGTCTGCGGCTTCGCCCACATCGAGGGCATGCCCGTGGGCATCGTTGCCAACAACGGCATCCTGTTCTCCGAGAGCGCGCAAAAGGGCGCGCACTTCATCGAGCTGTGCTGCCAGCGCAAGGTGCCGCTGGTGTTCCTGCAGAACATCACGGGCTTCATGGTCGGGCGCAAGTACGAGAACGAGGGCATCGCGCGCCACGGCGCCAAGATGGTCACGGCCGTGGCCACCGCCAACGTGCCCAAGTTCACCGTCATCATCGGCGGCAGCTACGGCGCCGGCAACTACGGCATGTGCGGCCGCGCCTACTCGCCGCGCTTCCTCTGGATGTGGCCCAACGCGCGCATCTGCGTGATGGGCGGCGAGCAGGCTGCCGGCGTGCTCGCCACGGTCAAGCGCGACGGCATCGAGGCCCGGGGCGGCAGCTGGAGTGCCGAGGAAGAGGCGAAGTTCAAGCAGCCCGTGCTCGACCAGTTCGCCCACCAGTCGCATCCTTACTACGCCAGTGCGCGGCTCTGGGACGATGGTGTGATCGACCCCGCCGACACGCGGCGCGTGCTCGCGCTGGGCCTGTCGGCCAGCCTCAATGCGCCGATTCCCGAGGCGAAATTCGGTGTGTTCCGGATGTGA
- a CDS encoding dienelactone hydrolase family protein translates to MMWTRLVGLAAVLMLAGACAVAQEVAPDPALGESIEFVRSNRVFQVMLETTIFKPQGAGPFPVVVINHGKDSGNNRLQPRARYLPAVREFLQRGYAVVVPMREGFSKSGGSAVGEGCNIAGNGEAQADDVRAVVSWLIRQPWADATRMVMMGQSHGGLTTLAYAQSPDPGFKLFVNFAGGLKFTAGCQWELALQDAYAAYGAKTRVPSLWFYGANDGYFPPPVIRPAFDAYVAAGGKAELVAYGPFGVDAHHMFGAYAGLPIWWKRVEDKLSAAGLPTAVVQPQFARGHRPDQPPASGYAALDDAGRVPHLSEGGREAYRGFLLKPAPRAFALAPGGVFGWASGGDDPMGRALANCNRRNQIACRLYAVDNDVVWKNE, encoded by the coding sequence ATGATGTGGACTCGCCTTGTTGGTCTCGCCGCGGTGCTCATGCTCGCGGGGGCATGTGCGGTCGCGCAGGAGGTTGCGCCAGACCCGGCGCTTGGCGAGTCGATCGAATTCGTCCGCAGCAACCGTGTGTTTCAGGTCATGCTGGAGACCACGATCTTCAAGCCACAGGGCGCCGGTCCGTTTCCGGTGGTCGTGATCAACCACGGCAAGGATTCCGGCAACAACCGGCTGCAGCCGCGCGCGCGCTACCTGCCGGCTGTCCGCGAGTTCCTGCAGCGCGGTTATGCCGTGGTGGTGCCGATGCGCGAGGGCTTCTCCAAGTCCGGCGGTTCGGCTGTCGGCGAAGGCTGCAACATTGCCGGCAACGGCGAGGCGCAGGCCGATGATGTGCGGGCCGTCGTGTCCTGGCTGATCCGGCAGCCCTGGGCCGACGCCACGCGCATGGTCATGATGGGGCAGTCGCACGGCGGCCTGACCACCCTGGCCTACGCGCAGAGCCCCGACCCGGGGTTCAAGCTCTTCGTGAATTTCGCGGGGGGGCTGAAGTTCACCGCGGGCTGCCAATGGGAACTGGCCCTCCAGGACGCCTATGCGGCCTATGGCGCCAAAACCCGGGTGCCTTCACTCTGGTTCTATGGCGCCAATGACGGCTATTTCCCGCCGCCGGTGATTCGTCCCGCGTTCGATGCCTATGTGGCGGCGGGGGGCAAGGCCGAGCTGGTCGCCTATGGCCCGTTCGGGGTGGACGCTCACCACATGTTTGGCGCCTACGCCGGCCTGCCGATCTGGTGGAAGCGCGTCGAGGACAAACTTTCGGCGGCAGGCCTGCCCACGGCCGTGGTGCAGCCGCAATTCGCCCGAGGCCATCGGCCCGACCAGCCGCCTGCGAGCGGCTACGCGGCGCTGGATGATGCCGGTCGCGTGCCGCACCTGAGCGAGGGCGGCCGCGAGGCCTACCGCGGCTTCTTGCTCAAGCCCGCGCCCCGCGCGTTCGCCCTGGCGCCCGGCGGCGTCTTCGGCTGGGCCTCGGGCGGCGACGATCCGATGGGCCGGGCGCTGGCCAACTGCAACCGGCGCAACCAGATCGCATGCCGCCTCTATGCTGTCGATAACGACGTCGTCTGGAAGAATGAATGA
- a CDS encoding acyl-CoA dehydrogenase family protein, whose protein sequence is MDSIYTTPEHELLREQIARFIAREVEPHGVAWEEAGMVPREVLRRMGQAGLLGLMYEERYGGGDADAMTNLVFAEALSQSTFAGFIITVLVHTDMAGPHLHHAGSPAQKEKYLRRVTAGEMITAVGITEPGAGSDVAGIRTTARRDGDDWVLNGTKMFITNGVHADLYFIAAKTGTARHDMTMFIVEKGTPGFSVGRALKKTGWLSSDTAELVLDNVRIPAGNLLGEEGKGFYSVMKNFQTERIALAAMAVGHCTQALKMTLDHVRQRQAFGATLWDKQAIRQRLAMLDAKTRAASQFMYHCAWSVTQGRDIVQEVSMLKALTGELVNEVVQTCQQFHGGMGYIRETAIERLWRDARVLAIGGGATEVMLEEVAKRY, encoded by the coding sequence ATGGACAGCATCTACACCACCCCCGAGCACGAGCTGCTGCGCGAGCAGATCGCGCGCTTCATTGCGCGCGAGGTCGAGCCTCACGGTGTGGCCTGGGAGGAGGCCGGCATGGTGCCGCGCGAGGTGCTGCGCCGCATGGGCCAGGCGGGGCTGCTGGGGCTGATGTATGAGGAGCGCTACGGCGGCGGCGATGCGGATGCCATGACCAACCTGGTGTTTGCCGAGGCGCTGTCGCAATCGACCTTCGCCGGCTTCATCATCACCGTGCTGGTTCACACCGACATGGCCGGCCCGCATCTGCACCACGCGGGCAGCCCGGCGCAGAAGGAAAAATACCTGCGCCGCGTGACGGCCGGCGAGATGATCACCGCGGTCGGCATCACCGAGCCCGGCGCGGGCTCGGATGTGGCGGGCATCCGCACCACGGCGCGCAGGGACGGCGACGACTGGGTGCTCAACGGCACCAAGATGTTCATCACCAACGGCGTGCACGCCGACTTGTACTTCATTGCCGCCAAGACCGGCACGGCGCGCCACGACATGACCATGTTCATCGTCGAGAAGGGCACGCCCGGCTTCAGCGTGGGCCGCGCGCTCAAGAAGACCGGCTGGCTCTCATCCGACACCGCCGAGCTGGTGCTGGACAATGTGCGCATTCCCGCCGGCAACCTGCTGGGCGAGGAGGGCAAGGGCTTCTACTCGGTCATGAAGAACTTCCAGACCGAGCGCATCGCGCTGGCCGCGATGGCGGTGGGCCACTGCACCCAGGCCCTGAAGATGACGCTGGACCATGTGCGCCAGCGCCAGGCCTTCGGCGCCACGCTGTGGGACAAGCAGGCCATCCGCCAGCGCCTGGCCATGCTCGATGCCAAGACCCGCGCGGCGAGCCAGTTCATGTACCACTGCGCCTGGAGCGTGACCCAGGGGCGCGACATCGTGCAGGAGGTCTCCATGCTCAAGGCCCTGACCGGCGAGCTGGTCAATGAGGTGGTGCAGACCTGCCAGCAGTTCCACGGCGGCATGGGCTACATCCGCGAGACCGCGATCGAGCGCCTGTGGCGCGATGCGCGCGTGCTGGCCATTGGCGGCGGCGCCACCGAGGTCATGCTCGAGGAAGTTGCCAAGCGCTACTGA